In Sebaldella termitidis ATCC 33386, one DNA window encodes the following:
- a CDS encoding branched-chain amino acid ABC transporter permease yields the protein MLKTFLEQVINGLQVGSIYALIALGYTMVYGIVKLINFAHGDILMVGAYTAFTCVTKYNMPLIAAILVSVMVCSLLGVLIDRLAYKPLRNSPRISALITAIGVSFFLESVFLVFQGADSKVIPQDKIPFYLSSATISIGSLKVSYLTLVTIFSTIICMLVLNFFIKNTKLGKATRAVSEDHNAARLMGINVNSTISITFAIGSALGALGGVLYSLTYPQIEPYMGMMPGLKAFIAAVFGGIGSIPGAMIGGYLMGLIENFSKAYISSTWANVIVFGILILILVFKPSGLFGKNIKEKV from the coding sequence ATTTTAAAAACTTTCCTTGAGCAGGTGATAAACGGTTTGCAGGTTGGAAGCATATATGCCCTTATTGCTCTTGGATATACCATGGTTTACGGTATAGTTAAACTAATAAATTTTGCACACGGCGATATACTAATGGTCGGCGCCTATACGGCTTTTACATGCGTAACTAAATATAACATGCCTTTGATTGCAGCTATTTTAGTATCTGTAATGGTCTGCTCGCTGCTGGGAGTGCTTATTGACCGTCTTGCATACAAGCCCCTTAGGAATTCCCCGAGAATCTCCGCACTTATTACCGCAATTGGTGTGAGCTTCTTTCTGGAAAGTGTTTTCCTTGTATTTCAGGGTGCTGATTCCAAAGTTATACCGCAGGATAAAATTCCTTTTTATCTTTCAAGTGCCACAATTAGCATCGGATCTCTGAAAGTCAGTTATCTTACACTGGTAACTATTTTCTCCACTATTATCTGTATGCTTGTATTGAATTTTTTTATCAAAAATACAAAATTAGGAAAAGCTACAAGAGCTGTTTCCGAAGATCATAATGCGGCAAGACTTATGGGGATCAATGTGAATTCCACTATAAGTATTACTTTTGCTATCGGATCTGCACTTGGAGCACTGGGCGGTGTTCTTTACAGCCTTACTTATCCTCAGATAGAACCGTATATGGGAATGATGCCGGGACTTAAAGCATTTATCGCAGCAGTGTTCGGCGGTATAGGAAGTATTCCCGGAGCTATGATCGGCGGCTATCTTATGGGATTAATAGAAAATTTTTCCAAGGCTTATATTTCATCAACATGGGCTAATGTTATAGTTTTCGGAATTCTTATTCTGATCCTTGTATTCAAACCAAGCGGATTGTTTGGAAAAAATATAAAAGAGAAAGTATAG
- a CDS encoding LacI family DNA-binding transcriptional regulator produces the protein MKKNTILDIARLAGVSKSTVSRVINNESGVKEETKIKVLKVIKENNFSPSKSARELRGIKVKTYGILVTRLDSNSESQVVRGITKELYKNNCDYLILENQFSVEKTKHFVDTLVKRDVDGFIVFAIANEKYDFLRNTGKKVVLIGQDVEGFNCIVYDDYNAVKMVLEYLWKNGKKKIAYVGVNRSDPTTGEKRYKAYEDFINLKKMKNISGFGNFEYYSGYEVAKDIIKHDIDAIVCGTDNLALGVKEYLRRKNIDNIVVTGIGNNSLLRFLDSNHISISFSYEKSGEKAVQTVTDMKTTKVNTYMYNAELILNNVLDKS, from the coding sequence ATGAAAAAAAATACCATATTGGATATAGCCAGACTGGCGGGGGTCAGTAAGTCAACGGTTTCCAGAGTTATTAACAATGAATCAGGTGTAAAAGAGGAAACTAAGATAAAGGTTTTGAAAGTAATTAAGGAAAATAATTTTTCACCTTCCAAAAGTGCAAGAGAATTAAGGGGAATAAAAGTAAAAACTTACGGAATTCTTGTAACTAGACTGGATTCCAATTCTGAAAGCCAGGTAGTAAGAGGAATTACAAAAGAGCTTTATAAAAATAACTGTGATTACCTGATTTTGGAGAATCAGTTTTCCGTGGAAAAAACTAAACATTTTGTTGACACCCTTGTGAAAAGGGATGTTGATGGTTTTATAGTATTTGCAATTGCTAATGAAAAATATGATTTTTTAAGAAATACTGGTAAAAAGGTAGTATTAATCGGACAGGATGTAGAAGGCTTTAACTGTATCGTATATGATGATTATAATGCCGTAAAAATGGTACTGGAATATTTGTGGAAAAACGGAAAGAAAAAAATAGCCTATGTAGGTGTAAATAGAAGTGATCCTACAACAGGTGAAAAAAGATACAAAGCATATGAAGATTTTATAAATCTGAAAAAAATGAAAAATATTTCAGGGTTTGGAAATTTTGAATATTATTCCGGATATGAAGTAGCCAAAGATATTATTAAACATGATATAGATGCAATAGTCTGCGGAACAGACAATCTGGCACTGGGAGTAAAAGAGTATCTGAGAAGAAAAAATATAGACAACATAGTGGTTACAGGAATTGGAAATAACAGTCTGCTTAGATTTCTTGATTCAAACCACATAAGCATAAGTTTTTCATATGAAAAATCCGGAGAAAAAGCAGTTCAGACGGTAACAGATATGAAAACAACCAAAGTGAATACTTATATGTATAATGCTGAATTAATTTTAAATAATGTACTTGACAAATCCTGA
- the treB gene encoding PTS trehalose transporter subunit IIBC: protein MSKYNEESKRLLEYIGGKENIISVTHCATRLRFALVDDKKADIKKIGELDTVKGTFVNAGQFQVIIGNDVADFYKTFISTAGLETASKAEVKKEALKKQSFIQKMIAHLAEIFVPLLPAIIAGGLILGFRNILGDMKVFGNGTQSLTELHTWAATLNDFLWWFGNAIFPFLPALVAWSTVKKFGGTEVLGVVLGIMLVSPEFFMNAYQYGSLAADHAALAEALEKGNYIWHIFGLNIAKVGYQAQVLPAIFSGITLCYIEKWFTKRVPEILKLVVVPFMALFITGILTVTIIGPAAREIGNYIALIFKTLMLTPGLKYLGGFAFGLLYAPLVVTGLHHTFLAVDFQLIADPALQGTMIWPMIALSNIAQSGAVAATYFIYKKDKKQESLSASATISAWLGVTEPAMFGANLKYMYPFVAAITASAVAGLISAAFGVLAGGVGIGGLPAILAIKAQYWPGYILAMAVALFGSFFLTFAFKKIYDKKHGLK, encoded by the coding sequence ATGAGTAAATATAATGAAGAATCAAAGAGATTATTGGAATATATCGGCGGAAAAGAAAATATTATAAGTGTGACACATTGTGCAACAAGACTGAGGTTTGCACTTGTAGATGACAAAAAGGCAGACATAAAAAAAATAGGAGAACTGGACACTGTAAAAGGAACATTTGTTAATGCAGGACAGTTTCAGGTAATAATCGGAAATGACGTAGCAGATTTTTATAAAACATTTATAAGCACAGCAGGACTTGAGACTGCTTCAAAGGCAGAAGTAAAAAAAGAGGCTTTGAAAAAGCAGTCATTTATTCAAAAAATGATAGCACATCTTGCAGAAATATTCGTACCTCTATTACCAGCTATAATAGCCGGAGGTCTTATACTTGGATTCAGAAATATTCTGGGAGATATGAAAGTATTCGGAAACGGAACACAGAGTCTCACAGAACTGCACACCTGGGCAGCAACATTAAATGATTTTCTATGGTGGTTTGGTAATGCTATTTTCCCGTTTTTACCGGCATTGGTAGCGTGGTCTACGGTAAAGAAGTTTGGCGGAACAGAAGTATTAGGGGTAGTTTTGGGAATTATGCTTGTCTCACCGGAATTTTTTATGAATGCATACCAGTACGGAAGTCTTGCAGCTGATCATGCAGCATTGGCTGAAGCTCTGGAAAAAGGAAACTATATCTGGCACATTTTTGGTCTGAATATAGCTAAAGTAGGCTATCAGGCACAGGTACTTCCCGCAATATTTTCCGGAATAACACTTTGTTATATTGAAAAATGGTTTACAAAACGTGTACCTGAAATACTGAAACTTGTGGTGGTACCGTTTATGGCACTCTTTATTACAGGGATACTTACAGTTACAATTATAGGACCGGCAGCAAGAGAAATAGGAAACTATATTGCATTGATATTCAAAACATTAATGCTTACACCAGGATTAAAATATCTGGGTGGCTTTGCATTCGGACTTCTGTATGCACCACTGGTAGTAACAGGACTGCATCATACATTTCTGGCTGTAGACTTCCAGCTGATAGCAGACCCGGCTTTGCAGGGAACTATGATATGGCCCATGATTGCATTGAGTAATATAGCACAATCAGGAGCAGTAGCGGCAACATATTTTATATATAAAAAAGATAAAAAACAGGAATCACTTTCGGCTTCAGCAACAATATCAGCATGGCTCGGCGTAACAGAGCCGGCAATGTTCGGGGCGAATCTGAAATATATGTATCCTTTCGTAGCGGCAATTACAGCTTCGGCAGTGGCAGGATTGATTTCGGCAGCTTTCGGGGTACTGGCAGGCGGAGTGGGAATAGGAGGATTGCCAGCTATTCTGGCAATAAAAGCACAGTATTGGCCTGGGTATATTTTAGCTATGGCTGTAGCACTTTTTGGATCATTTTTTCTTACTTTTGCTTTCAAGAAAATATATGACAAAAAACATGGTTTAAAATAA
- a CDS encoding prephenate dehydrogenase: MRLEDIAITVVGLGVVGGSFAEGLKKAGAGKVYGIDNNLETLKKAKKSGIVDEAFENGKIPLPKTDLVIISLYPELLETFILENNEYFKENSIITDVTGIKGKVLREVKPKLRKDIDFILGHPMAGREKRGIDYADSGVFKNANYILIKADNKEKNINLMKEIIEKLGFKNINFLDTEEHDEIIAFTSQLTHAIAVSLINSDDNKYDTNKFIGDSYRDLTRIAKINEDLWAELFLGNKDNLLFMIEKFEKRLDVLKEAVKSEDIETLKKEFRESSRRREQIT; encoded by the coding sequence ATGAGACTGGAAGATATTGCCATAACTGTAGTGGGATTAGGAGTTGTCGGCGGTTCGTTCGCTGAAGGACTGAAAAAGGCCGGTGCAGGAAAAGTATACGGAATAGACAATAATTTGGAAACTTTGAAAAAAGCAAAAAAATCAGGAATAGTAGATGAAGCATTTGAAAATGGAAAAATTCCTCTTCCTAAAACTGATCTTGTAATTATCTCGTTATATCCGGAGCTTCTTGAGACATTTATACTGGAAAATAATGAATATTTTAAGGAAAACAGCATTATTACAGATGTAACCGGCATAAAAGGAAAAGTTCTCCGTGAAGTAAAGCCCAAGCTGAGGAAAGATATAGATTTTATTTTAGGACACCCCATGGCCGGGAGAGAGAAGAGAGGAATAGACTACGCTGACAGCGGTGTATTCAAAAATGCCAATTATATTCTTATAAAAGCTGATAATAAAGAAAAAAATATTAATCTGATGAAAGAAATAATAGAAAAGCTGGGATTTAAGAATATAAACTTTCTGGATACTGAAGAACACGACGAAATAATAGCTTTTACAAGCCAGCTTACACATGCTATAGCTGTATCACTAATAAACAGTGATGACAATAAATATGATACCAATAAATTCATAGGAGACAGTTACAGGGATTTAACAAGAATTGCAAAAATAAATGAGGATTTATGGGCTGAATTATTTTTGGGAAATAAAGATAATCTGCTTTTTATGATAGAAAAATTTGAAAAAAGACTTGATGTTTTGAAAGAAGCAGTCAAGAGTGAAGATATAGAAACTCTGAAAAAGGAATTTAGGGAATCATCAAGAAGAAGAGAGCAGATTACCTGA
- a CDS encoding GNAT family N-acetyltransferase, translating to MAEFYKKIIGERCYLSPISMEDVPKYTSWLNDFEVVVSTTLYSRIVDVEAESAALAELKKGYNFAIRLNQTNELIGNIGLNDVDFLHRTAELGIIIGNKTYWKQGYGKEAIELLLDFTFNILNIKNVYLKVYEFNVPGIKLYEKVGFKIAGRLRKALEINGNRYDLILMDILAEEYKSVYVDKVFAKRFGVVKE from the coding sequence ATGGCTGAATTTTATAAAAAAATTATCGGGGAAAGATGTTACCTTAGTCCGATAAGCATGGAGGACGTACCTAAGTATACAAGCTGGCTGAATGATTTTGAAGTAGTAGTTTCTACTACTTTATACAGCAGAATTGTAGATGTGGAAGCTGAAAGTGCTGCACTGGCAGAACTGAAAAAGGGTTACAACTTTGCAATAAGGCTGAATCAGACAAATGAGCTTATAGGAAACATAGGACTGAATGATGTGGATTTTTTGCACAGAACTGCGGAACTGGGAATTATTATAGGTAACAAAACATATTGGAAGCAGGGGTACGGTAAAGAGGCAATTGAGCTTTTACTGGATTTTACATTTAATATTCTAAACATAAAAAATGTTTATCTGAAAGTTTATGAGTTCAATGTTCCGGGAATAAAGCTTTATGAAAAAGTAGGGTTTAAGATTGCCGGAAGACTGAGGAAAGCACTGGAAATAAACGGAAACAGATATGATTTGATATTAATGGATATATTAGCCGAGGAATATAAATCAGTTTATGTGGATAAAGTATTTGCAAAAAGATTTGGAGTTGTGAAAGAATGA
- the aroB gene encoding 3-dehydroquinate synthase has protein sequence MRELHVNLGENSYDILFGSGLLKNLPEYIKRVYKGKKLFIITDNNVEKYYREQLETILKDYDFTFYILEAGEKSKTLDNVAKIYKAMINSSLSRDDLVVAFGGGVTGDIAGFAAATYMRGVPFIQIPTTLLSQVDSSVGGKVGVDLVEGKNLVGAFNQPKIVLIDTSVLKTLTDRYFFDGLAEVVKYGCIHDENLFSLLEGLKNREEVMEHIEDILFRSCDIKREVVEEDEKEHGLRMILNFGHTVGHGLEQYYNYEKYTHGEAVSLGMIEILETGEREGITEKGTLERTKKLLMQLNLPVEDKYNREDVIKIMKRDKKNKKGEVNFVMIEKIGKHKIVKIKEEKMYDFLYKNR, from the coding sequence ATGAGAGAATTGCATGTTAATCTGGGAGAAAATTCTTATGATATTCTTTTTGGCAGTGGACTGCTGAAGAACCTTCCGGAATATATAAAGAGAGTTTATAAAGGAAAAAAATTATTTATAATAACAGATAATAATGTAGAGAAATATTATAGAGAACAGCTGGAGACCATACTGAAAGACTATGATTTCACTTTTTATATTCTGGAAGCCGGTGAAAAATCCAAAACTTTGGATAATGTAGCTAAAATCTATAAGGCAATGATAAACAGCTCTCTTTCCAGAGATGATCTTGTGGTCGCATTTGGCGGGGGAGTAACGGGGGATATAGCAGGATTTGCAGCAGCTACTTATATGAGAGGGGTTCCGTTTATTCAGATTCCCACTACATTACTGTCACAGGTAGACAGCAGTGTCGGAGGAAAAGTAGGTGTGGATCTGGTAGAAGGGAAAAATCTTGTAGGTGCTTTTAATCAGCCTAAAATAGTGCTGATTGATACATCTGTACTTAAAACACTCACAGACAGATATTTTTTTGACGGTCTTGCGGAAGTGGTAAAGTACGGCTGTATACATGACGAAAATCTGTTTTCACTTTTGGAAGGGCTGAAAAACAGGGAAGAGGTAATGGAACACATTGAAGATATCCTGTTCAGATCATGTGATATAAAAAGGGAAGTAGTAGAGGAAGATGAAAAAGAGCATGGTCTCAGAATGATATTGAATTTCGGACATACTGTCGGACACGGACTGGAACAGTACTATAATTATGAAAAATATACACACGGGGAGGCAGTTTCTCTGGGGATGATAGAAATACTGGAAACAGGCGAGAGGGAAGGGATAACAGAAAAGGGTACTCTTGAAAGAACAAAAAAACTTCTTATGCAGCTGAATCTGCCGGTGGAAGATAAATATAACAGAGAAGATGTCATCAAAATAATGAAAAGAGATAAAAAGAATAAAAAAGGCGAAGTAAATTTTGTAATGATAGAAAAAATCGGGAAACATAAAATAGTAAAAATAAAAGAAGAAAAAATGTATGATTTTCTTTATAAAAACAGATAA
- the aroF gene encoding 3-deoxy-7-phosphoheptulonate synthase, which produces MILKVDGKIPREILERLIKKLEEDLNVEVYPTVGKDFTILGLVGDTSVIDIKHVSSFEYVVDVQRIQDPFKRAGRHFKPEDSIIEVGGKVKIGGKDLVMMAGPCSVESEEQLLTIAKAVKKAGANMLRGGVVKPRTSPYAFQGMGMEGIKLMKKAKEETGLPIVCEVMSIEQLHEFGPHLDMIQLGARNMQNFDLLKEVGKTNIPVLLKRGLSATIEEWLMSAEYIMAGGNENVVLCERGIRTYETAYRNVLDLNAVPMLKSKTHLPIVVDPAHGTGKWWMVKDLANAGVAVGAHGLMVEVHHKPEEAFSDGPQSLKPEKFEELMTEVQKVAEIFGKKFF; this is translated from the coding sequence ATGATTTTAAAAGTGGACGGAAAAATTCCGAGAGAAATACTGGAAAGACTGATAAAAAAACTGGAAGAGGACTTAAATGTGGAGGTATATCCCACAGTAGGCAAAGATTTTACTATACTGGGATTAGTGGGAGACACAAGTGTGATTGATATAAAACATGTAAGTTCTTTTGAATACGTAGTTGACGTACAGAGAATTCAGGATCCGTTTAAGAGAGCCGGGAGACATTTTAAGCCTGAGGATTCTATAATAGAAGTAGGCGGAAAAGTAAAAATAGGTGGAAAAGATCTGGTAATGATGGCGGGACCGTGTTCGGTGGAAAGCGAAGAGCAGCTTCTGACTATAGCAAAAGCGGTAAAAAAAGCCGGAGCAAATATGCTGAGAGGCGGAGTAGTAAAGCCGAGAACATCACCATATGCATTTCAGGGAATGGGTATGGAAGGTATAAAGCTTATGAAAAAAGCCAAGGAAGAAACAGGACTTCCTATAGTATGCGAAGTTATGTCTATAGAACAGCTTCATGAGTTTGGTCCGCATCTGGATATGATTCAGCTTGGTGCAAGAAACATGCAGAATTTTGATTTACTGAAGGAAGTAGGAAAAACTAATATACCTGTCCTGCTTAAAAGAGGACTTTCAGCAACAATAGAAGAATGGTTAATGTCAGCAGAATATATAATGGCAGGCGGAAATGAAAATGTCGTATTATGTGAAAGAGGAATAAGAACATATGAAACTGCATACAGAAATGTCCTTGATCTAAATGCCGTTCCAATGCTGAAAAGCAAAACGCATCTTCCTATCGTAGTAGATCCTGCACACGGAACAGGAAAATGGTGGATGGTAAAAGATCTGGCAAATGCCGGGGTAGCAGTAGGTGCTCATGGTCTGATGGTAGAAGTGCACCATAAACCCGAAGAAGCTTTTTCAGACGGACCGCAGTCATTGAAACCGGAAAAATTCGAAGAGCTGATGACAGAAGTTCAGAAGGTAGCAGAAATTTTTGGTAAAAAATTCTTTTAG
- the aroA gene encoding 3-phosphoshikimate 1-carboxyvinyltransferase: MEIKIIPTKLKGEINIPPSKSYSHRAVIAASLTDGESRIGNLNFSVDIQTTTDIMKNFGAVIEQGEDYLKITGNQGNVTIENNYIQCNESGSTIRFIIPIALSRNNGQLTIDGKGKLIERPFDTYYKIFDKQGISYKTTNGKLPLYIEGSLKADTFEVEGNISSQFITGLLYTLPLLDGDSEIVIKGPLESKGYVDLTLKILEMADIEVKNNDYKSFLIKGNQTYKGFDYTVEGDYSQVAFWIVAGILSEEINCKNVYKDSLQGDRAIVEIVQRMGANLEINDKNIKVFPGKTKGTVIDVSQCPDIAPVLTVLAALSEGETRIINAERLRIKESDRITSMRTELNKLGADIREEGDTLVINGVDELEGGVTVDSWNDHRVAMALAIASIKCKNPILITDAGAVRKSYPNFWNDFVSMGGKVGEI; this comes from the coding sequence TTGGAAATAAAGATTATACCCACAAAATTAAAAGGAGAGATTAATATACCGCCGTCAAAAAGCTATTCTCACAGAGCAGTAATAGCAGCATCACTTACAGATGGTGAAAGCCGTATAGGGAATCTGAATTTTTCTGTAGATATTCAGACAACAACAGATATAATGAAAAATTTCGGGGCAGTAATAGAGCAGGGGGAGGATTACCTGAAAATAACCGGGAATCAAGGAAATGTAACAATAGAAAATAATTATATCCAGTGTAATGAATCAGGGTCTACGATAAGATTCATAATACCGATAGCTTTAAGCCGGAATAACGGTCAGCTTACAATTGACGGAAAAGGAAAGCTCATAGAAAGACCTTTTGATACATATTATAAGATATTCGACAAACAGGGAATAAGCTATAAAACTACTAACGGAAAGCTTCCTTTATATATAGAAGGCAGTCTTAAAGCTGATACATTCGAGGTAGAGGGGAATATAAGCTCGCAGTTTATAACAGGTCTTTTATATACCTTGCCGCTATTGGACGGAGATTCGGAAATTGTGATAAAAGGGCCTCTGGAGTCCAAAGGGTACGTTGATCTGACGCTGAAAATACTGGAAATGGCAGATATAGAGGTAAAAAACAATGATTATAAAAGTTTTCTTATAAAAGGAAACCAGACTTATAAAGGATTCGACTATACAGTAGAGGGGGATTATTCTCAGGTTGCCTTCTGGATAGTGGCCGGTATATTAAGTGAGGAGATAAACTGCAAAAATGTATATAAGGATTCCCTTCAGGGTGACCGGGCAATAGTGGAGATAGTACAGAGAATGGGTGCAAATCTTGAGATAAATGATAAAAATATAAAGGTTTTTCCCGGGAAAACTAAAGGAACTGTAATAGATGTATCCCAATGTCCCGATATAGCTCCGGTGCTTACAGTACTTGCAGCACTAAGCGAAGGAGAGACAAGAATCATAAATGCCGAACGTTTGAGAATAAAAGAATCGGACAGAATAACTTCCATGAGAACCGAACTGAATAAACTCGGGGCTGATATAAGAGAGGAAGGAGATACTCTGGTAATAAACGGCGTAGATGAATTAGAAGGCGGAGTAACTGTAGATTCATGGAATGATCACAGAGTAGCAATGGCACTGGCAATAGCTTCTATAAAATGTAAGAACCCTATTCTTATCACAGATGCAGGTGCTGTGAGAAAGTCTTATCCGAACTTTTGGAATGATTTTGTAAGTATGGGCGGAAAAGTCGGAGAAATTTAA
- the aroC gene encoding chorismate synthase, with protein MSTNWGRNYRISIFGESHGKALGVNIDGIPAGTKLDLDFIKEEMQRRAPGKSEFSTPRMEKDEFEILSGYINELTTGTPLCMIVRNTDQRSKDYSELAQKMRPGHADYSGLMRYKGFNDIRGSGHFSGRITASIVFAGAIAKLILKEKGIHIGAHIKSIFDTEDRGFENKDRNPEVFESLRQEFLPFLNKEIRVPLENKIRAVKDEGDSVGGVVEISVIGMPAGVGDPFFNSVESELASMMYSIPAVKGLEFGAGFAIAGMLGSEANDEMYFDEDENIKTYTNNNGGIIGGITNGEPVNFKVAIKPPASISKKQKTVNIVTKENTVLEVTGRHDPVIVPRAVVVLECATAIVMLDCLLEAEKNKGL; from the coding sequence ATGAGTACAAACTGGGGTAGAAATTACAGAATTTCTATTTTCGGAGAATCACACGGGAAAGCCTTAGGTGTTAATATAGACGGAATACCGGCGGGAACTAAGCTGGATTTAGACTTTATCAAAGAGGAAATGCAAAGAAGGGCACCGGGAAAATCAGAATTTTCTACACCGAGGATGGAAAAGGACGAATTTGAGATACTAAGCGGATATATTAATGAACTTACTACAGGAACTCCTTTATGTATGATAGTAAGAAATACAGATCAGAGATCAAAGGATTATTCTGAACTGGCTCAGAAAATGAGACCCGGACATGCTGATTACAGCGGTTTGATGAGATATAAGGGCTTTAACGACATAAGAGGAAGCGGTCATTTTTCCGGAAGAATAACAGCATCGATTGTATTCGCAGGAGCAATCGCAAAGCTGATTCTTAAAGAAAAAGGAATTCATATAGGAGCACATATAAAAAGTATTTTTGATACAGAAGACAGGGGATTTGAAAATAAAGACAGAAATCCAGAAGTTTTTGAAAGTCTGAGACAGGAATTTCTTCCTTTCCTGAATAAAGAAATAAGAGTTCCTCTGGAAAATAAAATAAGAGCAGTAAAAGATGAAGGGGATTCTGTAGGCGGAGTGGTAGAGATTTCTGTAATAGGTATGCCGGCAGGAGTGGGAGATCCGTTCTTCAATTCTGTGGAAAGCGAGCTGGCTTCTATGATGTACTCTATACCGGCAGTTAAAGGACTGGAATTTGGAGCAGGATTTGCGATAGCTGGAATGCTGGGCTCTGAAGCAAATGATGAAATGTACTTTGATGAGGATGAAAACATTAAAACATATACAAATAATAACGGCGGAATAATAGGGGGAATAACAAACGGCGAGCCTGTTAACTTTAAGGTGGCAATAAAGCCTCCTGCCTCAATCAGCAAAAAACAGAAAACAGTAAATATAGTAACTAAAGAAAACACTGTTCTGGAGGTAACAGGAAGACACGATCCGGTAATAGTTCCCAGAGCTGTAGTAGTTCTGGAGTGTGCTACGGCAATAGTAATGCTGGACTGTCTGCTTGAAGCTGAGAAGAATAAGGGATTATAA
- a CDS encoding ABC transporter substrate-binding protein, translating into MKKLFSLLAIATLTLVSCGKNADTAAAGTETKTEDKTVVKIGFIGPLTGGVAQYGIATKEGVELKIEEINAQGGINGKKLELITVDDKGDAKEAVNAYKKLVSNDKVDMIIGAVTSVPSNAIAELAEKDKMPMITPTGTNIDITGGKKYVYRTTFTDPFQGAVMGRYATAKGFKKIAVLTNKSDDYSTGLSQSFIEEAKKGGAEIIENSYTKEDKDFKSILTNIKNANVDAIYIPDYYETIGLIATQAKELGINAQFLGGDGWDGVQTNFAAVTDGALFVSQYAANDESPLVQNFIKAYNEKYKKDPILFAALGYDTVEIIANALKTAKDSSADSLIEAFKATDLDLVTGKLVFDENNDPKKIADIIEIKDGKLTLKEKAE; encoded by the coding sequence ATGAAAAAGCTATTTTCATTACTGGCTATAGCTACATTGACTTTAGTCAGCTGCGGGAAAAATGCTGATACAGCCGCTGCCGGTACCGAAACAAAAACTGAGGACAAAACTGTTGTTAAGATCGGGTTCATCGGTCCGCTCACAGGCGGTGTTGCCCAATATGGAATAGCCACTAAAGAGGGTGTCGAACTGAAAATTGAGGAAATCAATGCACAGGGTGGAATAAACGGGAAAAAACTTGAACTTATCACTGTAGATGATAAAGGGGACGCTAAAGAAGCCGTTAATGCATATAAAAAATTAGTTTCCAATGACAAAGTGGATATGATTATAGGAGCAGTTACTTCTGTTCCGTCGAATGCAATTGCAGAACTTGCAGAAAAGGATAAAATGCCTATGATCACTCCGACTGGTACTAATATTGATATCACAGGCGGAAAAAAATATGTATACAGAACTACTTTTACAGATCCTTTTCAGGGAGCTGTTATGGGAAGATACGCCACTGCTAAAGGTTTCAAAAAAATAGCAGTACTTACTAATAAATCAGATGATTACTCTACAGGTCTTTCACAGTCATTTATAGAAGAAGCTAAAAAAGGCGGAGCTGAAATTATAGAGAATTCTTATACTAAAGAAGACAAGGATTTCAAATCTATCCTTACTAACATTAAAAATGCTAATGTAGATGCTATTTATATTCCTGATTACTATGAAACTATAGGTCTTATTGCTACACAGGCAAAAGAGCTTGGAATTAATGCACAGTTTTTAGGCGGAGACGGATGGGACGGAGTACAGACTAACTTTGCTGCTGTTACTGACGGGGCATTATTTGTAAGTCAGTATGCTGCTAATGATGAAAGTCCGCTTGTTCAGAATTTCATAAAAGCTTATAATGAAAAATATAAAAAAGATCCTATTTTATTTGCTGCCTTAGGATATGACACTGTAGAAATTATTGCCAATGCACTTAAAACTGCTAAGGATTCTTCAGCAGATTCATTAATCGAAGCATTTAAAGCTACTGATTTAGATCTTGTAACTGGTAAACTTGTTTTTGACGAAAATAATGATCCTAAAAAAATAGCAGATATTATTGAAATTAAAGATGGTAAGCTGACTCTAAAAGAAAAAGCTGAATAA